The Zingiber officinale cultivar Zhangliang chromosome 9A, Zo_v1.1, whole genome shotgun sequence genome window below encodes:
- the LOC122021423 gene encoding 60S ribosomal protein L6-like, which translates to MAPSKPRSKSRNPLLIPGIGKFSRSKMYHKRGIWAIKAKHGGTFPRHDPKPAAPEPASKKPPKFYPADDVKTPVPNRRKPKPAKLRASITPGTVLILLAGRFMGKRVVFLKQLPSGLLLITGPFTVNGVPLRRVNQAYVIATSTKVDISGVNVDKFDDKYFAKDKKKAYKKSESSFFETEKQEKKLPQQKKDDQKAVDTPLIKAIEAVEYLRGYLGTKFTLRSGTKPHELQF; encoded by the exons ATGGCGCCGTCTAAGCCCAGGAGCAAGAGCCGGAACCCTCTCCTTATTCCCGGCATCGGAAAGTTCTCGCGTTCCAAGATGTACCACAAGCGCGGCATCTGGGCTATAAAGGCGAAGCACGGCGGGACCTTCCCTCGCCACGACCCCAAGCCCGCTGCTCCTGAGCCGGCGTCGAAGAAGCCCCCAAAATTCTACCCCGCTGACGATGTCAAGACCCCCGTGCCCAATCGCCGCAAGCCCAAGCCAGCAAAACTCAG AGCCAGCATTACCCCAGGAACGGTTCTCATCCTCCTCGCGGGCAGGTTCATGGGGAAGAGAGTGGTTTTCCTTAAGCAGTTACCTTCCGGATTACTTCTTATCACTG GCCCTTTCACTGTTAATGGGGTACCCTTAAGAAGGGTTAATCAAGCTTATGTTATAGCTACTTCAACTAAAGTTGACATATCTGGTGTCAATGTTGATAAGTTTGATGATAAATACTTTGCAAAGGATAAAAAAAAGGCGTACAAGAAAAGCGAAAGCTCATTTTTTGAGACTGAGAAACAG GAAAAAAAGCTGCCTCAACAGAAGAAAGACGATCAGAAGGCGGTTGACACTCCACTCATTAAGGCTATTGAAGCAGTGGAGTATTTGAGAGGTTACCTCGGGACAAAATTCACCCTCAGGTCTGGAACGAAGCCTCATGAGCTACAATTTTAA